One window of the Camelus ferus isolate YT-003-E chromosome 12, BCGSAC_Cfer_1.0, whole genome shotgun sequence genome contains the following:
- the TBK1 gene encoding serine/threonine-protein kinase TBK1 isoform X4 encodes MNHLRENGIVHRDIKPGNIMRVIGEDGQSVYKLTDFGAARELEDDEQFVSLYGTEEYLHPDMYERAVLRKDHQKKYGATVDLWSIGVTFYHAATGSLPFRPFEGPRRNKEVMYKIITGKPSGAISGVQKAENGPIDWSGDMPVSCSLSRGLQVLLTPVLANILEADQEKCWGFDQFFAETSDILHRMIIHVFSLQQMTAHKIYIHSYNTATVFHELVYKQTKIISSNQELIYEGRRLVLEPGRLAQHFPKTTEENPIFVVSREPLSTIGLIYEKIFLPKVHPRYDLDGDASMAKAITGVVCYACRIASTLLLYQELMRKGIRWLIELVKDDYNETVHKKTEVVITLDFCIRNIEKTVKVYEKLMKINLEAAELGEISDIHTKLLRLSSSQGTIETSLQDIESKLSPGGLLADTWTHQEGTHPKDRHVEKLQVLLNCITEIYYQFKKDKAERRLAYNEEQIHKFDKQKLYYHATKAMTHFTDECVKKYEAFLDKSEEWMRKMLHLRKQLLSLTNQCFDIEEEVSKYQDYTNELQETLPQKMFAASSGIKHTMTPIYPCSNTLVEMTLGMKKLKEEMEGVVKELAENNHILERFSKCDRGQPVYHKEIMS; translated from the exons ATGAATCATCTCCGAGAAAATGGCATAGTCCACCGTGATATCAAGCCAGGAAATATCATGCGTGTGATAGGGGAAGATGGACAGTCTGTATACAAACTCACAGATTTTGGTGCAGCTAGAGAATTAGAAGATGATGAGCAGTTTGTTTCTCTGTATGGCACAGAAGAATATTTG catccTGATATGTATGAGAGAGCAGTGCTAAGAAAAGATCATCAGAAGAAATATGGAGCAACAGTTGATCTTTGGAGCATTGGGGTAACATTTTACCATGCAGCGACTGGATCACTGCCATTTAGACCATTTGAAGGGCCACGTAGGAATAAGGAAGTGAT GTATAAAATAATTACTGGAAAGCCTTCTGGTGCAATATCTGGAGtacagaaagcagaaaatggaCCAATTGACTGGAGTGGAGACATGCCTGTTTCTTGTAGTCTTTCTCG GGGCCTTCAAGTTCTACTTACCCCTGTTCTTGCAAACATCCTTGAGGCAGATCAGGAAAAGTGTTGGGGTTTTGACCAGTTTTTTGCAGAAACTAGTGATATACTTCACCGAATGATAATTCATGTATTTTCGCTACAACAAATGACAGCTCATAAGATTTATATTCATAGCTACAATAC TGCTACCGTATTTCATGAACTGGTgtataaacaaaccaaaattatttcttcaaatcaaGAACTTATATATGAAGGGCGACGTTTAGTTCTAGAACCTGGAAGACTGGCACAGCATTTCCCTAAAACTACTGAGGAAAATCCTATCTTTGTAGTAAGCCGGGAACCTCTGAGTACCATTGGATTGATATATGAAAAAA TTTTCCTGCCTAAAGTACATCCACGATATGATTTAGATGGGGATGCCAGCATGGCTAAG GCAATAACAGGAGTTGTGTGTTATGCCTGTAGGATTGCCAGTACCTTGCTGCTTTATCAGGAATTAATGCGAAAGGGGATACGATGGCTGAT aGAACTAGTTAAAGATGATTATAATGAAACTGTTCACAAAAAGACGGAAGTTGTGATCACATTGGATTTCTGCATCAGAAACATTGAAAAAACTGTGAAAGT ATATGAAAAGTTGATGAAGATCAACCTAGAAGCAGCAGAGTTAGGTGAAATTTCAGACATACACACCAAATTGTTGAGA CTTTCCAGTTCTCAGGGAACAATAGAAACCAGTCTCCAGGATATTGAAAGCAAACTATCTCCAGGTGGATTGCTGGCAGATACATGGACCCATCAAGAAGGCACTCATCCAAAAGATAGACA tGTAGAAAAGCTACAAGTCCTGTTAAATTGCATCACAGAGATTTACTATCAGTTCaaaaaagacaaagcagaacGTA gaTTAGCTTATAATGAAGAACAAATCCACAAATTTGATAA GCAAAAACTGTATTATCATGCAACAAAAGCTAtgacccactttacagatgaatgTGTTAAAAAGTACGAGGCATTTTTGGATAAGTCAGAAGAATGGATGAG aaAGATGCTTCATCTTAGGAAACAGTTATTATCCCTAACTAATCAGTGTTTTGATATTGAAGAAGAAGTTTCAAAATATCAAGATTATACGAATGAG TTACAAGAAACTTTGccacagaaaatgtttgcagCCTCCAGTGGGATCAAACATACCATGACCCCAATTTATCCATGTTCTAACACATTAGTAGAAATGACTCTTGG tatgaagaaattaaaggaagaaatggaaggggTAGTTAAAGAACTTGctgaaaataatcatattttagaAAG ATTTTCGAAGTGTGATCGTGGACAACCTGTATATCATAAAGAGATCATGTCctaa
- the TBK1 gene encoding serine/threonine-protein kinase TBK1 isoform X1 — MQSTSNHLWLLSDILGQGATANVFRGRHKKTGDLFAIKVFNNISFLRPVDVQMREFEVLKKLNHKNIVKLFAIEEETTTRHKVLIMEFCPCGSLYTVLEEPSNAYGLPESEFLIVLRDVVGGMNHLRENGIVHRDIKPGNIMRVIGEDGQSVYKLTDFGAARELEDDEQFVSLYGTEEYLHPDMYERAVLRKDHQKKYGATVDLWSIGVTFYHAATGSLPFRPFEGPRRNKEVMYKIITGKPSGAISGVQKAENGPIDWSGDMPVSCSLSRGLQVLLTPVLANILEADQEKCWGFDQFFAETSDILHRMIIHVFSLQQMTAHKIYIHSYNTATVFHELVYKQTKIISSNQELIYEGRRLVLEPGRLAQHFPKTTEENPIFVVSREPLSTIGLIYEKIFLPKVHPRYDLDGDASMAKAITGVVCYACRIASTLLLYQELMRKGIRWLIELVKDDYNETVHKKTEVVITLDFCIRNIEKTVKVYEKLMKINLEAAELGEISDIHTKLLRLSSSQGTIETSLQDIESKLSPGGLLADTWTHQEGTHPKDRHVEKLQVLLNCITEIYYQFKKDKAERRLAYNEEQIHKFDKQKLYYHATKAMTHFTDECVKKYEAFLDKSEEWMRKMLHLRKQLLSLTNQCFDIEEEVSKYQDYTNELQETLPQKMFAASSGIKHTMTPIYPCSNTLVEMTLGMKKLKEEMEGVVKELAENNHILERFSKCDRGQPVYHKEIMS; from the exons aAAACTGGTGACTTATTTGCTATCAAAGTATTTAATAACATAAGCTTCCTTCGTCCAGTGGATGTTCAAATGAGAGAATTTGAAGTGTTAAAAAAACTCAATCACAAAAATATTGTCAAGTTATTTGCTATTGAAGAAGAG acaacaACAAGACATAAAGTACTTATTATGGAATTTTGTCCGTGTGGGAGTTTATACACTGTTTTAGAAGAACCATCTAATGCCTATGGACTACCAgagtctgaatttttaattgttttgcgAGATGTGG tgGGTGGAATGAATCATCTCCGAGAAAATGGCATAGTCCACCGTGATATCAAGCCAGGAAATATCATGCGTGTGATAGGGGAAGATGGACAGTCTGTATACAAACTCACAGATTTTGGTGCAGCTAGAGAATTAGAAGATGATGAGCAGTTTGTTTCTCTGTATGGCACAGAAGAATATTTG catccTGATATGTATGAGAGAGCAGTGCTAAGAAAAGATCATCAGAAGAAATATGGAGCAACAGTTGATCTTTGGAGCATTGGGGTAACATTTTACCATGCAGCGACTGGATCACTGCCATTTAGACCATTTGAAGGGCCACGTAGGAATAAGGAAGTGAT GTATAAAATAATTACTGGAAAGCCTTCTGGTGCAATATCTGGAGtacagaaagcagaaaatggaCCAATTGACTGGAGTGGAGACATGCCTGTTTCTTGTAGTCTTTCTCG GGGCCTTCAAGTTCTACTTACCCCTGTTCTTGCAAACATCCTTGAGGCAGATCAGGAAAAGTGTTGGGGTTTTGACCAGTTTTTTGCAGAAACTAGTGATATACTTCACCGAATGATAATTCATGTATTTTCGCTACAACAAATGACAGCTCATAAGATTTATATTCATAGCTACAATAC TGCTACCGTATTTCATGAACTGGTgtataaacaaaccaaaattatttcttcaaatcaaGAACTTATATATGAAGGGCGACGTTTAGTTCTAGAACCTGGAAGACTGGCACAGCATTTCCCTAAAACTACTGAGGAAAATCCTATCTTTGTAGTAAGCCGGGAACCTCTGAGTACCATTGGATTGATATATGAAAAAA TTTTCCTGCCTAAAGTACATCCACGATATGATTTAGATGGGGATGCCAGCATGGCTAAG GCAATAACAGGAGTTGTGTGTTATGCCTGTAGGATTGCCAGTACCTTGCTGCTTTATCAGGAATTAATGCGAAAGGGGATACGATGGCTGAT aGAACTAGTTAAAGATGATTATAATGAAACTGTTCACAAAAAGACGGAAGTTGTGATCACATTGGATTTCTGCATCAGAAACATTGAAAAAACTGTGAAAGT ATATGAAAAGTTGATGAAGATCAACCTAGAAGCAGCAGAGTTAGGTGAAATTTCAGACATACACACCAAATTGTTGAGA CTTTCCAGTTCTCAGGGAACAATAGAAACCAGTCTCCAGGATATTGAAAGCAAACTATCTCCAGGTGGATTGCTGGCAGATACATGGACCCATCAAGAAGGCACTCATCCAAAAGATAGACA tGTAGAAAAGCTACAAGTCCTGTTAAATTGCATCACAGAGATTTACTATCAGTTCaaaaaagacaaagcagaacGTA gaTTAGCTTATAATGAAGAACAAATCCACAAATTTGATAA GCAAAAACTGTATTATCATGCAACAAAAGCTAtgacccactttacagatgaatgTGTTAAAAAGTACGAGGCATTTTTGGATAAGTCAGAAGAATGGATGAG aaAGATGCTTCATCTTAGGAAACAGTTATTATCCCTAACTAATCAGTGTTTTGATATTGAAGAAGAAGTTTCAAAATATCAAGATTATACGAATGAG TTACAAGAAACTTTGccacagaaaatgtttgcagCCTCCAGTGGGATCAAACATACCATGACCCCAATTTATCCATGTTCTAACACATTAGTAGAAATGACTCTTGG tatgaagaaattaaaggaagaaatggaaggggTAGTTAAAGAACTTGctgaaaataatcatattttagaAAG ATTTTCGAAGTGTGATCGTGGACAACCTGTATATCATAAAGAGATCATGTCctaa
- the TBK1 gene encoding serine/threonine-protein kinase TBK1 isoform X2, whose translation MQSTSNHLWLLSDILGQGATANVFRGRHKKTGDLFAIKVFNNISFLRPVDVQMREFEVLKKLNHKNIVKLFAIEEETTTRHKVLIMEFCPCGSLYTVLEEPSNAYGLPESEFLIVLRDVVGGMNHLRENGIVHRDIKPGNIMRVIGEDGQSVYKLTDFGAARELEDDEQFVSLYGTEEYLHPDMYERAVLRKDHQKKYGATVDLWSIGVTFYHAATGSLPFRPFEGPRRNKEVMYKIITGKPSGAISGVQKAENGPIDWSGDMPVSCSLSRGLQVLLTPVLANILEADQEKCWGFDQFFAETSDILHRMIIHVFSLQQMTAHKIYIHSYNTATVFHELVYKQTKIISSNQELIYEGRRLVLEPGRLAQHFPKTTEENPIFVVSREPLSTIGLIYEKIFLPKVHPRYDLDGDASMAKAITGVVCYACRIASTLLLYQELMRKGIRWLIELVKDDYNETVHKKTEVVITLDFCIRNIEKTVKVYEKLMKINLEAAELGEISDIHTKLLRLSSSQGTIETSLQDIESKLSPGGLLADTWTHQEGTHPKDRHVEKLQVLLNCITEIYYQFKKDKAERRLAYNEEQIHKFDKQKLYYHATKAMTHFTDECVKKYEAFLDKSEEWMRKMLHLRKQLLSLTNQCFDIEEEVSKYQDYTNELQETLPQKMFAASSGIKHTMTPIYPCSNTLVEMTLGMKKLKEEMEGVVKELAENNHILERFGSLTMDGGLRNVDCL comes from the exons aAAACTGGTGACTTATTTGCTATCAAAGTATTTAATAACATAAGCTTCCTTCGTCCAGTGGATGTTCAAATGAGAGAATTTGAAGTGTTAAAAAAACTCAATCACAAAAATATTGTCAAGTTATTTGCTATTGAAGAAGAG acaacaACAAGACATAAAGTACTTATTATGGAATTTTGTCCGTGTGGGAGTTTATACACTGTTTTAGAAGAACCATCTAATGCCTATGGACTACCAgagtctgaatttttaattgttttgcgAGATGTGG tgGGTGGAATGAATCATCTCCGAGAAAATGGCATAGTCCACCGTGATATCAAGCCAGGAAATATCATGCGTGTGATAGGGGAAGATGGACAGTCTGTATACAAACTCACAGATTTTGGTGCAGCTAGAGAATTAGAAGATGATGAGCAGTTTGTTTCTCTGTATGGCACAGAAGAATATTTG catccTGATATGTATGAGAGAGCAGTGCTAAGAAAAGATCATCAGAAGAAATATGGAGCAACAGTTGATCTTTGGAGCATTGGGGTAACATTTTACCATGCAGCGACTGGATCACTGCCATTTAGACCATTTGAAGGGCCACGTAGGAATAAGGAAGTGAT GTATAAAATAATTACTGGAAAGCCTTCTGGTGCAATATCTGGAGtacagaaagcagaaaatggaCCAATTGACTGGAGTGGAGACATGCCTGTTTCTTGTAGTCTTTCTCG GGGCCTTCAAGTTCTACTTACCCCTGTTCTTGCAAACATCCTTGAGGCAGATCAGGAAAAGTGTTGGGGTTTTGACCAGTTTTTTGCAGAAACTAGTGATATACTTCACCGAATGATAATTCATGTATTTTCGCTACAACAAATGACAGCTCATAAGATTTATATTCATAGCTACAATAC TGCTACCGTATTTCATGAACTGGTgtataaacaaaccaaaattatttcttcaaatcaaGAACTTATATATGAAGGGCGACGTTTAGTTCTAGAACCTGGAAGACTGGCACAGCATTTCCCTAAAACTACTGAGGAAAATCCTATCTTTGTAGTAAGCCGGGAACCTCTGAGTACCATTGGATTGATATATGAAAAAA TTTTCCTGCCTAAAGTACATCCACGATATGATTTAGATGGGGATGCCAGCATGGCTAAG GCAATAACAGGAGTTGTGTGTTATGCCTGTAGGATTGCCAGTACCTTGCTGCTTTATCAGGAATTAATGCGAAAGGGGATACGATGGCTGAT aGAACTAGTTAAAGATGATTATAATGAAACTGTTCACAAAAAGACGGAAGTTGTGATCACATTGGATTTCTGCATCAGAAACATTGAAAAAACTGTGAAAGT ATATGAAAAGTTGATGAAGATCAACCTAGAAGCAGCAGAGTTAGGTGAAATTTCAGACATACACACCAAATTGTTGAGA CTTTCCAGTTCTCAGGGAACAATAGAAACCAGTCTCCAGGATATTGAAAGCAAACTATCTCCAGGTGGATTGCTGGCAGATACATGGACCCATCAAGAAGGCACTCATCCAAAAGATAGACA tGTAGAAAAGCTACAAGTCCTGTTAAATTGCATCACAGAGATTTACTATCAGTTCaaaaaagacaaagcagaacGTA gaTTAGCTTATAATGAAGAACAAATCCACAAATTTGATAA GCAAAAACTGTATTATCATGCAACAAAAGCTAtgacccactttacagatgaatgTGTTAAAAAGTACGAGGCATTTTTGGATAAGTCAGAAGAATGGATGAG aaAGATGCTTCATCTTAGGAAACAGTTATTATCCCTAACTAATCAGTGTTTTGATATTGAAGAAGAAGTTTCAAAATATCAAGATTATACGAATGAG TTACAAGAAACTTTGccacagaaaatgtttgcagCCTCCAGTGGGATCAAACATACCATGACCCCAATTTATCCATGTTCTAACACATTAGTAGAAATGACTCTTGG tatgaagaaattaaaggaagaaatggaaggggTAGTTAAAGAACTTGctgaaaataatcatattttagaAAG gTTTGGCTCTTTAACCATGGATGGTGGCCTTCGCAATGTTGACTGTCTTTAG
- the TBK1 gene encoding serine/threonine-protein kinase TBK1 isoform X3, whose protein sequence is MQSTSNHLWLLSDILGQGATANVFRGRHKKTGDLFAIKVFNNISFLRPVDVQMREFEVLKKLNHKNIVKLFAIEEETTTRHKVLIMEFCPCGSLYTVLEEPSNAYGLPESEFLIVLRDVVGGMNHLRENGIVHRDIKPGNIMRVIGEDGQSVYKLTDFGAARELEDDEQFVSLYGTEEYLHPDMYERAVLRKDHQKKYGATVDLWSIGVTFYHAATGSLPFRPFEGPRRNKEVMYKIITGKPSGAISGVQKAENGPIDWSGDMPVSCSLSRGLQVLLTPVLANILEADQEKCWGFDQFFAETSDILHRMIIHVFSLQQMTAHKIYIHSYNTATVFHELVYKQTKIISSNQELIYEGRRLVLEPGRLAQHFPKTTEENPIFVVSREPLSTIGLIYEKIFLPKVHPRYDLDGDASMAKAITGVVCYACRIASTLLLYQELMRKGIRWLIELVKDDYNETVHKKTEVVITLDFCIRNIEKTVKVYEKLMKINLEAAELGEISDIHTKLLRLSSSQGTIETSLQDIESKLSPGGLLADTWTHQEGTHPKDRHVEKLQVLLNCITEIYYQFKKDKAERRLAYNEEQIHKFDKQKLYYHATKAMTHFTDECVKKYEAFLDKSEEWMRKMLHLRKQLLSLTNQCFDIEEEVSKYQDYTNELQETLPQKMFAASSGIKHTMTPIYPCSNTLVEMTLGMKKLKEEMEGVVKELAENNHILERPLQGSLFFERLCL, encoded by the exons aAAACTGGTGACTTATTTGCTATCAAAGTATTTAATAACATAAGCTTCCTTCGTCCAGTGGATGTTCAAATGAGAGAATTTGAAGTGTTAAAAAAACTCAATCACAAAAATATTGTCAAGTTATTTGCTATTGAAGAAGAG acaacaACAAGACATAAAGTACTTATTATGGAATTTTGTCCGTGTGGGAGTTTATACACTGTTTTAGAAGAACCATCTAATGCCTATGGACTACCAgagtctgaatttttaattgttttgcgAGATGTGG tgGGTGGAATGAATCATCTCCGAGAAAATGGCATAGTCCACCGTGATATCAAGCCAGGAAATATCATGCGTGTGATAGGGGAAGATGGACAGTCTGTATACAAACTCACAGATTTTGGTGCAGCTAGAGAATTAGAAGATGATGAGCAGTTTGTTTCTCTGTATGGCACAGAAGAATATTTG catccTGATATGTATGAGAGAGCAGTGCTAAGAAAAGATCATCAGAAGAAATATGGAGCAACAGTTGATCTTTGGAGCATTGGGGTAACATTTTACCATGCAGCGACTGGATCACTGCCATTTAGACCATTTGAAGGGCCACGTAGGAATAAGGAAGTGAT GTATAAAATAATTACTGGAAAGCCTTCTGGTGCAATATCTGGAGtacagaaagcagaaaatggaCCAATTGACTGGAGTGGAGACATGCCTGTTTCTTGTAGTCTTTCTCG GGGCCTTCAAGTTCTACTTACCCCTGTTCTTGCAAACATCCTTGAGGCAGATCAGGAAAAGTGTTGGGGTTTTGACCAGTTTTTTGCAGAAACTAGTGATATACTTCACCGAATGATAATTCATGTATTTTCGCTACAACAAATGACAGCTCATAAGATTTATATTCATAGCTACAATAC TGCTACCGTATTTCATGAACTGGTgtataaacaaaccaaaattatttcttcaaatcaaGAACTTATATATGAAGGGCGACGTTTAGTTCTAGAACCTGGAAGACTGGCACAGCATTTCCCTAAAACTACTGAGGAAAATCCTATCTTTGTAGTAAGCCGGGAACCTCTGAGTACCATTGGATTGATATATGAAAAAA TTTTCCTGCCTAAAGTACATCCACGATATGATTTAGATGGGGATGCCAGCATGGCTAAG GCAATAACAGGAGTTGTGTGTTATGCCTGTAGGATTGCCAGTACCTTGCTGCTTTATCAGGAATTAATGCGAAAGGGGATACGATGGCTGAT aGAACTAGTTAAAGATGATTATAATGAAACTGTTCACAAAAAGACGGAAGTTGTGATCACATTGGATTTCTGCATCAGAAACATTGAAAAAACTGTGAAAGT ATATGAAAAGTTGATGAAGATCAACCTAGAAGCAGCAGAGTTAGGTGAAATTTCAGACATACACACCAAATTGTTGAGA CTTTCCAGTTCTCAGGGAACAATAGAAACCAGTCTCCAGGATATTGAAAGCAAACTATCTCCAGGTGGATTGCTGGCAGATACATGGACCCATCAAGAAGGCACTCATCCAAAAGATAGACA tGTAGAAAAGCTACAAGTCCTGTTAAATTGCATCACAGAGATTTACTATCAGTTCaaaaaagacaaagcagaacGTA gaTTAGCTTATAATGAAGAACAAATCCACAAATTTGATAA GCAAAAACTGTATTATCATGCAACAAAAGCTAtgacccactttacagatgaatgTGTTAAAAAGTACGAGGCATTTTTGGATAAGTCAGAAGAATGGATGAG aaAGATGCTTCATCTTAGGAAACAGTTATTATCCCTAACTAATCAGTGTTTTGATATTGAAGAAGAAGTTTCAAAATATCAAGATTATACGAATGAG TTACAAGAAACTTTGccacagaaaatgtttgcagCCTCCAGTGGGATCAAACATACCATGACCCCAATTTATCCATGTTCTAACACATTAGTAGAAATGACTCTTGG tatgaagaaattaaaggaagaaatggaaggggTAGTTAAAGAACTTGctgaaaataatcatattttagaAAG gccattacaaggtagTTTATTCTTCGAAAGGCTTTGTTTATAG